The following are from one region of the Armatimonadota bacterium genome:
- a CDS encoding sugar ABC transporter permease, producing the protein MTVPALAASRASSARSRRLKADLCAWTFIFPSFLHLAIFTLFPIGFAFYLSLHKWDVLKKAHPFIGLQNYQNLVHDTLFWNALFNSAYYAVASVPLGMLAALIIAILVNQKLPFVNLFRTLYYLPAVSSAVAVSMVWTFIYLPESGLLDWVLGACGLRHASQTDWLNSPGLAMPALIVMSVWLGLGPRMVLYLAGLSAIPSSLYEVAAVDGGGRWACFRHITWPLLLPTSFFILVTSSISAFQVFTPVYMMTQGGPMRRTDVVGYHIYNEAWRQFHMGMASAQSYVLFLVILLVTVVQFRIVQRRMAGYSLA; encoded by the coding sequence ATGACAGTGCCGGCGCTAGCCGCAAGCCGTGCCTCGTCAGCGCGTTCGCGCCGGCTCAAGGCCGACTTGTGCGCGTGGACCTTCATCTTCCCATCCTTCCTTCATCTCGCCATCTTCACGCTCTTTCCAATCGGATTTGCGTTCTACTTGAGCCTTCACAAGTGGGACGTCCTCAAGAAGGCTCACCCGTTTATCGGGCTTCAGAACTACCAGAATCTGGTGCACGACACGCTCTTCTGGAATGCGCTGTTCAATTCGGCGTACTATGCTGTCGCCAGCGTGCCTCTCGGCATGCTGGCCGCGCTCATCATCGCCATTCTGGTGAACCAGAAGCTCCCGTTCGTGAATCTGTTCCGCACACTCTACTATCTTCCGGCCGTCTCGTCCGCCGTAGCTGTCTCCATGGTGTGGACCTTCATCTACCTGCCGGAGTCGGGGCTGCTGGATTGGGTGCTGGGGGCATGCGGTCTGCGGCACGCTTCGCAGACCGACTGGCTCAACAGCCCTGGACTGGCAATGCCGGCTCTGATTGTCATGAGCGTGTGGCTGGGCCTTGGACCAAGAATGGTTCTCTATCTTGCCGGCTTGAGCGCGATTCCCTCCAGCCTCTATGAGGTGGCGGCTGTCGATGGCGGCGGGAGATGGGCATGTTTTCGGCACATCACCTGGCCACTGCTGCTTCCGACCAGTTTCTTCATCCTCGTTACCTCCTCCATCAGCGCCTTTCAGGTATTCACGCCGGTGTACATGATGACGCAGGGAGGACCGATGCGCAGAACCGATGTAGTTGGCTACCACATCTACAATGAAGCGTGGAGGCAGTTCCACATGGGTATGGCCAGCGCGCAAAGCTACGTCTTGT